A window from Candidatus Delongbacteria bacterium encodes these proteins:
- a CDS encoding HRDC domain-containing protein, translated as MELVKNLLRQTEKIDFFFPNNFEELMNNEYYDYDKFEWFLYYVFKLDGSKVEKLGKKGKGDGGADLIITMPQNDGSILRIGVQAKYWKNRVGTEPINQLASAKSRLNLTHLWIITTSDLTPDAKEIAESMEIMILRADDVSKLIKSMKERYEKDIEKNGESSIRFLVPTKKSVIESKPKTIEVFQTPNEESIELLKTFRVELSKKYSLYPLYNVFNNEMLISIIEQKPVTLEELSKIKGFGIKKVEMFGIEIVEFVKSRLIEKSKTELEVDQKFIDLLFIERTKIAKFNNMSEKDVFDDKVASYIAKMKPRNKETLAKVYGLKKENIDIFGDYLLKVVSKYIENNK; from the coding sequence ATGGAATTAGTGAAAAATTTACTTAGACAAACAGAAAAGATAGATTTCTTTTTTCCAAACAATTTTGAAGAATTAATGAATAACGAATACTATGATTACGACAAGTTTGAATGGTTTTTGTATTATGTTTTTAAACTTGATGGATCAAAAGTTGAAAAACTTGGTAAAAAGGGTAAAGGTGATGGTGGTGCGGACCTAATCATTACAATGCCTCAAAATGATGGCAGTATACTTAGGATTGGGGTTCAAGCTAAGTATTGGAAAAACAGAGTTGGAACCGAACCTATTAACCAACTAGCAAGTGCTAAATCTAGACTTAATCTAACTCATTTATGGATTATCACAACATCTGATTTAACGCCTGATGCAAAAGAAATAGCCGAGTCAATGGAAATAATGATTCTAAGAGCAGATGATGTGTCTAAACTCATTAAGTCGATGAAGGAAAGATATGAAAAAGATATCGAGAAAAATGGGGAGTCCTCAATTAGATTCTTAGTGCCTACAAAAAAATCGGTTATAGAATCAAAGCCAAAAACAATTGAAGTGTTTCAAACTCCAAACGAAGAATCTATTGAATTATTAAAAACATTCCGTGTTGAGTTAAGTAAAAAGTATAGTCTCTACCCACTTTATAATGTCTTCAATAATGAGATGCTAATATCTATCATTGAGCAAAAACCCGTTACTCTAGAAGAGTTATCTAAGATTAAAGGATTTGGAATAAAAAAAGTTGAAATGTTTGGTATTGAAATTGTTGAATTTGTAAAAAGTAGATTAATAGAAAAGAGTAAGACTGAATTAGAAGTTGATCAAAAATTTATAGATTTGCTATTTATCGAGAGAACAAAGATTGCTAAGTTCAATAATATGTCAGAAAAAGATGTTTTTGATGACAAAGTTGCAAGTTATATTGCAAAAATGAAACCTCGAAATAAAGAGACACTCGCTAAAGTTTATGGATTAAAAAAAGAAAACATTGATATCTTTGGAGACTATTTGTTGAAAGTAGTATCGAAATATATTGAGAACAATAAATGA
- a CDS encoding nucleotidyltransferase, protein MARDWNQTFSSWSAGPSDTEENKISNTLKQIRAAIHNDPKLKTKDTKVFVQGSYKNNVNVKLDSDVDVGVLSGESFHIESSDEELSRKVNSKYSRATYQYPEFKNDLENALKTYFGTSKVTRGNKAFDVHESSTRVDADVVALIEYRWYTTEINYINGVMLYPDNSNLPNVINWPDQHYTNGVDKNNATGRRYKRVVRIMKKLRNEMVENGYPYLENVPGYLIECLIWNTPNTILIKSDNYYETIKNVIFYLFNELDKNDNYKEWGEVDEVKYLFRATQPWKKNDAQRFIRDAWNYVGYGK, encoded by the coding sequence ATGGCGAGAGATTGGAATCAAACATTTTCGAGTTGGTCTGCAGGTCCAAGCGACACTGAAGAAAACAAAATTAGTAATACATTAAAACAAATAAGGGCTGCAATTCACAATGATCCCAAATTAAAAACCAAAGACACTAAGGTTTTCGTACAGGGTTCATACAAAAACAATGTAAATGTAAAGTTAGATAGTGATGTTGATGTAGGAGTCTTAAGTGGAGAATCCTTTCATATCGAATCTTCTGATGAAGAATTATCAAGAAAAGTTAACTCAAAATACTCAAGAGCTACTTATCAGTATCCTGAATTTAAAAATGATTTAGAAAATGCCCTTAAAACGTATTTTGGAACAAGCAAGGTAACGAGGGGAAATAAAGCTTTCGATGTTCATGAAAGTTCAACGAGAGTTGATGCGGATGTTGTTGCATTGATAGAATATAGATGGTATACTACTGAAATTAATTATATTAATGGTGTAATGTTATATCCAGATAATTCCAATCTACCCAATGTCATCAATTGGCCAGATCAGCATTATACTAATGGGGTTGATAAAAATAACGCAACTGGAAGAAGATATAAAAGAGTAGTAAGGATAATGAAAAAATTGCGAAATGAAATGGTAGAGAACGGCTATCCTTATCTCGAAAATGTTCCTGGGTATTTAATTGAATGCTTGATATGGAATACACCTAATACTATTTTAATAAAGAGCGATAACTATTACGAAACAATTAAAAATGTAATATTCTACTTATTTAATGAATTAGATAAAAATGATAATTACAAGGAATGGGGAGAAGTAGATGAAGTGAAATATTTATTTAGAGCCACCCAGCCTTGGAAAAAAAATGATGCACAGAGATTTATTAGAGATGCATGGAATTATGTGGGGTATGGGAAATGA